In Quercus lobata isolate SW786 chromosome 12, ValleyOak3.0 Primary Assembly, whole genome shotgun sequence, a genomic segment contains:
- the LOC115972087 gene encoding outer envelope membrane protein 7-like has protein sequence MGKSTATKQAVVVFGALAFGWLAIELAFKPFLDKFRAAIDKSDPTRDPDDVVPPADSDADADAGSPQIAHQ, from the coding sequence atggggaaatCAACTGCTACGAAGCAAGCGGTGGTAGTGTTCGGAGCCTTAGCGTTTGGGTGGCTAGCCATTGAGCTCGCCTTCAAGCCCTTCCTCGACAAATTCCGGGCCGCTATCGACAAGTCCGACCCGACCCGCGACCCAGACGACGTCGTTCCTCCTGCTGACTCTGACGCTGACGCTGATGCGGGTTCTCCTCAGATTGCTCATCAGTGA